One Castanea sativa cultivar Marrone di Chiusa Pesio chromosome 4, ASM4071231v1 DNA window includes the following coding sequences:
- the LOC142632672 gene encoding uncharacterized protein LOC142632672 — protein sequence MADESANNPYFLPTTESPGIVLTSQPLTGPKNYLSWARSVFLAFKFTKQVWFCEWCNTTMLSWLTNSLSLDLKASVMYINTARDLWIDLKDRLSQGQILLLEPFPSISKVCSLILQEEKRRSFGHGVNVVYPIEANAMFVTHAKGFNGNQGQNQGNHGNKGHSKKDRPICTYCGLSGHIADKCYKLHGYPPSYKHKGSNQAMANHVSAILPSENFGNVDGFALANPNLIHNNHSFQSKVQCEQLLNYLKIVTAANSGIGTSTAHQVATIMASAPIIQPTLTPTSASTSTDLPNFSGNPFWIPPNFTHSVFSAHFVDKHGFKSNNWILDTGATDHMVHSISQLTAITSTDLAQWSMIGLGKECQGLYLLQAPASQTTPTALVASASHSSSTLWHSRLGHPSFSKLSLLNKLVDSEVFNKSNCCEGILHQLSCVDTPQQNAIVERKHQHILNVARALKFQSNLPLCLWDHPASSLFDSTLASSQLDSTIPTPTPPSVPLPSQSNSQPAASLEPVLSNEPLPSPSSIDHSLPISSSSLPALRRSIRPHHPPTYLFYYSCKAVCTKPTSGLPYNISNVISYSHLGPHFSSFIMAVNSVPTKPVCFSQAVQFPEWRTAMDKEIEALELNNTWTLTPLPASKSLIGCKWVYRVKYHSDGSIERYKACLVAKGFTQQLGLDYSKTFSPVAKSVLVRIVLSLAAVNGWFLHQMDVNNAFLHGELVEDVYMSLQPGFHSKGENLVCKLNKSLYGLKQASRKWFEKFSSTILQMGFIQSKSDYSLFTHTQGSSFTVLLVYVDDILLTGNNPACVQHLKKVLDDRFGLKDMGSLRYFLGLEMARTDAGISLNQRKHALEILKDTGSLGSKPVKFPMEQNLRLSKYEEKPLTDPAQFRRLIGRLLYLTLTRPNITYAMHRLSQFVSQPREPHLLAANRVLQYIKWSPGRGIFFPSQSDMHIKSFCDADWAGCPDTRRFLTGYAVFLGESLISWRSKKKSVVSRSSAEVEYRAMASMAYEITWVLQILKDLKVNHAKPTMLFCDNQAALHIAANPVFHERTKHIEVDYHLVRDKIMEGMIKTFHVATNSQGVKAQVTDQVSDQESQVSELKVQDLRGSVEPGTELNTTAKQVVKCKAKRHA from the exons ATGGCAGATGAATCTGCTAACAATCCTTATTTTCTTCCAACCACTGAGAGTCCAGGAATAGTTCTCACTTCACAACCTTTAACTGGTCCAAAGAACTACTTGAGTTGGGCAAGATCAGTGTTCTTGGCTTTTAAGTTCACAAAACAAGTTTGGTTTTGTGAATG GTGTAATACCACTATGCTTTCGTGGCTAACCAACTCTCTTAGCTTGGATCTCAAGGCTAGTGTGATGTATATCAACACTGCAAGGGATTTATGGATTGATCTCAAAGATAGGCTTTCACAAG GGCAGATTTTGTTGCTTGAACCTTTTCCATCTATTAGCAAGGTTTGCTCTTTGATTTTACAAGAGGAAAAGAGAAGGAGTTTTGGACATGGAGTTAATGTAGTTTATCCTATTGAGGCTAATGCTATGTTTGTTACTCATGCTAAGGGTTTTAATGGCAATCAAGGCCAAAACCAAGGCAATCATGGTAATAAAGGTCATTCTAAGAAGGATAGACCCATTTGTACTTACTGTGGCCTTAGTGGTCATATTGCAGACAAGTGTTATAAGTTACATGGGTATCCTCCAAGCTACAAGCACAAGGGAAGTAATCAAGCTATGGCTAATCACGTTTCAGCAATTTTGCCTTCTGAAAATTTTGGCAATGTGGATGGTTTTGCCTTGGCCAATCCTAATTTGATCCATAATAATCATAGCTTTCAATCTAAA GTTCAATGTGAGCAGCTTCTTAACTATTTGAAAATAGTCACAGCTGCTAATTCAGGCATTGGTACTTCTACTGCTCATCAAGTTGCTACTATCATGGCATCTGCTCCCATTATTCAACCTACCCTAACACCTACATCAGCTTCAACTTCTACTGATCTTCCCAATTTTTCAGGTAATCCATTTTGGATTCCCCCAAATTTCACACATTCTGTATTTTCTGCCCACTTTGTTGACAAGCATGGTTTTAAGTCTAATAATTGGATCTTGGATACTGGTGCTACTGACCATATGGTCCACTCAATATCACAACTCACTGCTATCACTTCTACT GACCTTGCTCAATGGAGCATGATTGGTCTGGGTAAAGAGTGTCAAGGGCTATATCTACTACAAGCTCCTGCTTCTCAGACTACTCCTACTGCTTTGGTAGCTTCTGCTAGCCATTCTTCTTCCACTTTATGGCACAGCAGATTGGGACACCCTTCTTTTTCAAAGCTTTCTTTGTTGAATAAGCTTGTAGATTCTGAAGTATTCAATAAGTCAAATTGTTGTGag GGCATCTTGCATCAACTGTCTTGTGTTGatactcctcaacaaaatgccATTGTTGAGAGGAAGCATCAGCACATTCTCAATGTTGCTAGAGCACTAAAATTTCAATCCAATTTACCTTTATGCTTATGGG ATCATCCTGCCTCTTCTTTGTTTGACTCTACCTTGGCTTCTTCCCAACTTGATTCCACCATTCCAACTCCAACTCCTCCATCTGTTCCTCTTCCTTCCCAATCTAATTCTCAGCCTGCTGCATCTTTAGAACCAGTTTTATCTAATGAGCCTTTACCTTCACCATCTTCCATTGATCACTCTTTGCctatttcatcttcttctttaccTGCCTTAAGGAGATCAATTAGGCCTCATCACCCACCTActtaccttttttattattcttgtaAAGCAGTTTGTACCAAGCCTACTTCTGGCTTGCCTTATAACATTTCCAATGTTATCAGCTACTCACATCTTGGACctcatttttcatcctttatcATGGCTGTCAATTCTGTCCCAACAAAACCTGTTTGCTTTTCTCAAGCAGTTCAGTTTCCTGAGTGGAGGACTGCCATGGACAAGGAAATTGAGGCTTTGGAGCTTAATAATACTTGGACACTAACCCCTTTACCTGCAAGCAAATCTCTCATTGGTTGTAAATGGGTATATAGGGTTAAGTATCACTCAGATGGTTCTATAGAGAGATACAAAGCTTGTTTAGTTGCTAAAGGTTTTACCCAACAACTTGGTTTGGATTATTCAAAGACTTTTAGTCCTGTTGCTAAGTCAGTTTTAGTCCGGATTGTGTTGTCTTTGGCTGCTGTGAATGGTTGGTTCCTTCACCAAATGGATGTCAACAATGCCTTCCTACATGGTGAGTTGGTTGAGGATGTTTACATGAGTTTACAACCTGGTTTTCACAGCAAGGGGGAGAATTTGGTATGCAAATTGAATAAGAGCCTTTATGGATTGAAACAAGCTTCTAGAAAATGGTTTGAGAAGTTTTCATCCACCATTCTACAAATGGGCTTCATTCAATCCAAGTCAGATTATTCTTTGTTTACACATACACAAGGATCTTCTTTCACAGTGCTTttggtttatgtagatgatatatTGTTGACTGGTAATAATCCAGCTTGTGTACAACATTTGAAGAAGGTTCTTGATGACAGATTTGGATTAAAGGACATGGGGTCTTTAAGGTACTTCTTAGGGCTTGAAATGGCTAGAACAGATGCAGGTATAAGCTTGAACCAACGAAAGCATGCCTTGGAAATTTTGAAGGATACGGGTTCTCTAGGTTCCAAACCAGTCAAATTTCCCATGGAGCAGAATTTAAGGTTGTCCAAATATGAGGAAAAGCCATTAACAGATCCTGCTCAGTTTAGAAGGCTTATTGGGAGGCTCTTATACCTCACTTTGACAAGACCAAACATCACCTATGCTATGCATAGGTTGAGTCAATTTGTATCACAGCCAAGAGAGCCTCATCTGCTAGCTGCCAACAGAGTacttcaatatataaaatggTCACCCGGAAGAGGCATTTTCTTTCCAAGCCAATCTGATATGCATATTAAATCCTTTTGTGATGCAGATTGGGCTGGATGCCCTGACACTAGGAGATTTTTAACTGGTTATGCTGTTTTCTTAGGGGAATCACTAATTTCTTGGAGATCTAAGAAGAAAAGTGTAGTTTCGAGGTCCTCAGCTGAAGTTGAGTACAGAGCAATGGCAAGTATGGCTTATGAGATCACTTGGGTGCTGCAGATACTTAAGGATTTAAAGGTGAATCATGCAAAGCCAACTATGttgttttgtgacaatcaaGCAGCCTTGCATATAGCTGCAAATCCAGTTTTTCATGAGAGGACAAAGCATATCGAGGTAGATTATCACTTGGTAAGGGATAAGATCATGGAGGGAATGATTAAGACATTCCATGTTGCTACTAATTCACAA GGGGTAAAGGCACAAGTCACAGATCAAGTTTCAGATCAAGAAAGTCAAGTCTCTGAACTCAAAGTTCAggacttgagggggagtgttgaacCTGGAACTGAGTTAAATACAACGGCAAAGCAAGTTGTCAAGTGCAAGGCAAAACGACACGCGTGA